The following are from one region of the Cervus canadensis isolate Bull #8, Minnesota chromosome 21, ASM1932006v1, whole genome shotgun sequence genome:
- the LOC122423425 gene encoding cysteine-rich protein 1: MPKCPKCNKEVYFAERVTSLGKDWHRPCLKCEKCGKTLTSGGHAEHEGKPYCNHPCYAAMFGPKGFGRGGAESHTFK; this comes from the coding sequence ATGCCCAAGTGCCCCAAGTGCAACAAGGAGGTGTACTTTGCTGAGCGGGTGACTTCCCTGGGGAAGGACTGGCATCGGCCTTGCCTCAAGTGTGAGAAATGTGGGAAGACGCTGACCTCCGGGGGTCATGCCGAGCATGAAGGCAAGCCCTACTGCAACCACCCCTGCTATGCAGCCATGTTCGGACCCAAAGGCTTTGGGCGTGGTGGAGCCGAAAGCCACACTTTCAAGTAA